One Anopheles marshallii chromosome 3, idAnoMarsDA_429_01, whole genome shotgun sequence genomic region harbors:
- the LOC128716056 gene encoding formin-like protein: MGLASSKAVNSIAVTAHGAGPEKSNGRLSKDSVIVETSYPAMSTNIQQPCSILPSPSGSSSIDTWKTSSCHVRQASIRSRNLQPMPDAGELDRRFAKVLASMDLPPDKAKLLKNYDNEKKWDIICDQEMVQAKDPPAHYLTKLRTYLDPKASRSHRKRKMVGESTSTQVLRDLEISLRTNHIEWVKEFLDDENQGLDALIDYLSFRLAMMRHEQRILEAKSESDEGLTTKETAANSSYGSNETTHKIAPNGFMRPGLGDMLDSPSIKRRSRHIAKLNMGLTTDDIHVCIMCMRAIMNNKYGFNMVIQHREAINCIALSLIHKSLRTKALVLELLAAICLVKGGHEIILCAFDNFKKVCSEQRRFQTLMEYFMNYELFNIDFMVACMQFVNIVVHSVEDMNYRVHLQYEFTALGLDEYLEKLRLTESEELHVQISAYLDNVFDVAALMEDSETKTAALERVNELEDELGRALDQASEIEREALFKLGELEADLSRTRNERDDLYNKQLVVEDEIVKLKRALQQHEQESQSRQSMLLELENLTKTLPKGTSIADVSNLLAKGGLSELSPTGTGAAGQQQAPPIPPPPAPPIPPSAANAPMPPPPPCPPAPPGGLLNGSGEPPKAPPKPPTFIPVPPPMGGPHGGYNPLHCTDGAMTIKRKVQPKYKLPTLNWVALKPNQVRGTIFNELDDEKLHRQIDFVDFEERFKIGMGGPVSNGNCDMDGLTAFPSKRFKKPEHISLLEHTRLRNIAISRRKLEMPAETVIKAINNLDLKLLSLENVELLQKMTPTDQEQKLYKEYVIEKKDLNQLTEEDKFMLQLTKVERISSKLSIMNYIGNFFECWHLISPQVYSIMSASSSIKSSKKFRAVLEVILAFGNYLNSSKRGPAYGFKLQSLDTLLDTKSNDKRMSLMHYIVATIRQKFPELMNFDTELFCIDKAAQVSLEMLISDVSELEKGMETVRKEADLRGKGTQSHVLRDFLANSEEKLKKIKTDCKTAQESFKECIEYFGESSRNADANAFFSLLVRFVRAFKTCDQENEQRRRLEAAALQASAKKDEEEQVVLRNNKINNQKKQQEAVINELKLKAHAVREKKLLQQDEVYNGALEDILLGLKNEPYRRADAVRRSQRRRIDSNRLSRTMEEVEV, translated from the exons gcATCTATGGACCTTCCGCCGGATAAGGCGAAGCTGCTGAAAAACTATGACAACGAAAAGAAGTGGGACATCATATGCGATCAG GAAATGGTACAGGCAAAGGATCCCCCGGCACACTATCTCACCAAGCTGCGCACCTATCTCGATCCCAAGGCGTCCCGCAGTCACAGG AAACGCAAGATGGTGGGTGAGTCGACGTCAACGCAGGTGTTGCGCGATCTTGAAATATCGCTCCGAACGAACCACATCGAATGGGTGAAAGAATTTCTGGACGACGAAAATCAAGGCCTCGATGCGCTGATAGACTATCTCAGCTTTCGGTTGGCGATGATGCGGCACGAGCAGCGCATCCTGGAAGCAAAATCCGAATCCGACGAAGGCCTCACAACGAAGGAAACCGCGGCCAACAGCTCGTACGGAAGCAACGAAACGACACACAAAATTGCACCGAACGGATTTATGCGCCCCGGGCTGGGTGACATGCTGGACAGCCCGAGCATAAAGCGGCGGTCGAGGCACATTGCCAAGCTGAACATGGGCCTCACCACGGACGACATACACGTCTGCATCATGTGCATGCGCGCGATCATGAACAACAAGTACGGCTTCAACATGGTGATCCAGCACCGGGAAGCGATCAACTGTATCGCGCTCAGCCTGATCCACAAATCACTGCGCACGAAGGCGCTGGTGCTGGAGCTGCTCGCCGCGATCTGTCTGGTGAAGGGTGGGCACGAGATCATCCTGTGCGCGTTTGACAACTTCAAGAAGGTGTGCTCGGAGCAGCGCCGGTTTCAAACGTTGATGGAATACTTTATGAACTACGAGCTGTTCAACATCGACTTTATGGTGGCGTGCATGCAGTTCGTGAACATCGTCGTCCACTCGGTGGAGGATATGAACTACCGCGTGCACCTGCAGTACGAGTTTACCGCGCTCGGTTTGGACGAGTATCTGGAGAAGCTACGGCTGACGGAATCGGAGGAACTGCACGTGCAGATATCCGCCTATTTGGACAACGTGTTCGATGTGGCCGCCCTGATGGAGGACAGCGAAACGAAAACGGCCGCCCTGGAGCGGGTGAACGAGCTGGAGGACGAACTCGGCCGGGCGCTGGACCAGGCGAGCGAGATCGAGCGGGAGGCACTGTTTAAGCTGGGCGAACTGGAGGCAGACCTCAGCCGGACGCGTAACGAGCGGGACGATTTATATAACAAGCAGCTGGTGGTGGAGGATGAAATAGTGAAGCTAAAGCGAGCGCTGCAGCAGCACGAGCAAGAATCCCAAAGCCGACAGTCGATGCTGCTCGAGCTGGAAAACCTCACCAAAACGCTACCCAAGGGTACGTCCATTGCGGACGTATCGAACCTTCTGGCGAAGGGTGGCCTATCGGAACTGAGccccaccggtaccggtgcggCTGGACAGCAGCAAGCACCACCGATACCACCTCCACCCGCCCCACCCATACCACCCTCGGCGGCCAATGCTCCgatgccaccaccgccaccctGCCCGCCAGCGCCACCGGGCGGGCTGCTCAACGGAAGCGGTGAGCCACCGAAAGCACCACCCAAACCGCCCACATTCATTCCAGTGCCGCCGCCGATGGGCGGACCGCACGGTGGTTACAATCCGCTGCACTGCACGGACGGTGCGATGACGATAAAGCGCAAGGTGCAGCCAAAATATAAGCTTCCCACGCTCAACTGGGTCGCGCTGAAACCGAACCAGGTGCGGGGCACGATCTTCAACGAGCTCGACGACGAGAAGCTGCACCGGCAGATTGATTTTGTCGATTTCGAGGAGCGGTTTAAGATCGGCATGGGCGGGCCGGTAAGCAACGGCAACTGTGATATGGATGGGCTGACGGCGTTCCCCAGCAAGCGGTTCAAGAAACCGGAACACATTTCGCTGCTCGAACATACGAGATTAAGAAACATTG CAATATCTCGAAGAAAGCTAGAAATGCCGGCAGAAACCGTTATCAAAGCGATCAACAATCTCGATCTCAAGCTGCTGTCGCTGGAGAATGTAGAGCTGCTGCAAAAGATGACACCGACCGACCAGGAGCAGAAGCTTTACAAAGAGTATGTGATAGAGAAGAAAGATCTGAACCAGCTGACCGAGGAGGACAAGTTTATGCTGCAGCTGACGAAGGTCGAACGCATCTCGTCGAAGCTGTCCATCATGAACTACATCGGCAACTTCTTCGAATGTTGGCATCTCATCAGCCCG CAAGTGTACTCCATCATGTCCGCATCCTCGTCGATAAAATCCTCGAAAAAGTTCCGCGCCGTGCTGGAGGTGATATTAGCGTTCGGTAACTATCTGAACAGTAGCAAGCGCGGCCCTGCCTATGGGTTTAAGCTACAGTCGCTCGATACACTGCTCGACACCAAGTCCAACGATAAGCGGATGAGCTTGATGCACTATATCGTGGCCACCATAAGGCAGAAATTCCCCGAATTGATGAACTTCGATACGGAGCTGTTCTGTATCGATAAGGCGGCACAGGTATCGCTCGAGATGCTCATATCGGACGTGAGCGAGCTGGAGAAGGGTATGGAAACGGTACGCAAGGAGGCGGATTTGCGTGGCAAAGGTACCCAAAGCCACGTGTTGCGCGATTTCCTCGCAAACTCCGAGGAGAAGCTGAAGAAGATCAAAACCGATTGTAAAACGGCACAG GAATCGTTCAAGGAATGCATCGAATACTTTGGCGAATCATCACGAAATGCGGATGCAAATGCGTTCTTCTCACTGCTAGTCCGATTCGTACGAGCATTTAAG ACCTGTGATCAGGAAAACGAACAACGGCGACGGTTAGAGGCGGCTGCATTACAAGCGTCCGCTAAAAAGGACGAAGAGGAGCAGGTGGTGCTACggaacaataaaatcaataatcaaaAGAAGCAACAG GAAGCAGTCATCAACGAGCTTAAGCTGAAAGCACACGCTGTGCGTGAAAAGAagctgctgcagcaggacGAGGTGTACAACGGTGCGCTGGAAGATATTCTACTGGGGCTGAAGAACGAACCCTACCGGCGTGCCGATGCAGTGCGAAGGAGCCAACGCAGGCGGATCGATAGTAATAGGCTGTCGCGAACTATGGAAGAGGTAGAGGTGTAG